A stretch of the Dyella telluris genome encodes the following:
- a CDS encoding sterol desaturase family protein, with translation MSDTPRQPLTHKVIDRAIKAPIGETRELLHKDGELKPGKGTVSSVIALSLGFLSLLGVVAFHFPEYLTTPDLRHQYSVDVLRQLLLAALLISGGMSLANIILGRSRQLSMVAFLLVIATTALGGSRVPVGNFPDHTPYIGLDWFILDLLGSTLIFVVIEKLFPLYKGQTLFRKEWQTDLKHFAVNHFIVGLALLVVNFLLHHLFGWLVRSDFQQAVQHIAFVPQLLLCILVADLAQYWTHRAYHEVPFLWRFHAVHHSVKTMDWLAGSRQHMLELIVTRVAVLAPLYILGFSEGAMNAYIIVVGFQAVFNHANVHLPWGPLKYLIVTPDFHHWHHASDDEAIDKNYAAHYAFLDYLFGTAVKSTKKFPEHYGVVGDYMPDGFVRQQLFPFRGSTKPREPAN, from the coding sequence ATGAGCGATACCCCCCGGCAGCCGCTGACCCACAAGGTCATCGACCGTGCCATCAAGGCCCCCATCGGGGAAACCCGCGAGCTGCTGCACAAGGACGGCGAACTCAAGCCGGGCAAGGGCACGGTGAGCAGCGTGATCGCGCTGTCGCTGGGCTTCCTGAGCCTGCTGGGCGTGGTGGCCTTCCATTTCCCCGAATACCTGACCACGCCGGACCTGCGCCACCAGTATTCGGTGGACGTGCTCCGCCAGCTGCTGCTGGCCGCCCTGCTGATCTCGGGCGGCATGTCGCTGGCGAACATCATCCTTGGTCGCTCGCGCCAGCTGAGCATGGTCGCCTTCCTGCTGGTGATCGCGACCACGGCGCTCGGCGGCTCGCGCGTGCCGGTGGGCAATTTTCCGGATCACACGCCGTACATCGGGCTGGACTGGTTCATCCTGGACCTGCTGGGCTCGACGCTGATCTTCGTGGTGATCGAAAAGCTGTTTCCGCTCTACAAGGGGCAAACCCTGTTCCGCAAGGAATGGCAGACGGACCTCAAGCATTTCGCGGTGAACCACTTCATCGTCGGCCTGGCGCTGCTGGTGGTGAACTTCCTGCTGCACCATCTGTTCGGCTGGCTGGTGCGCAGCGATTTCCAGCAGGCCGTGCAACATATCGCCTTCGTACCGCAGCTGCTGTTGTGCATCCTGGTGGCCGACCTGGCGCAGTACTGGACGCATCGCGCGTATCACGAGGTGCCGTTCCTGTGGCGCTTCCACGCGGTGCACCACTCGGTGAAAACCATGGACTGGCTGGCCGGCTCACGCCAGCACATGCTGGAACTGATCGTCACGCGTGTTGCCGTGCTGGCGCCGCTCTACATCCTTGGCTTCAGCGAGGGCGCGATGAATGCCTACATCATCGTGGTGGGCTTCCAGGCCGTGTTCAACCACGCCAACGTGCATCTGCCGTGGGGGCCGTTGAAGTACCTCATCGTGACGCCGGACTTCCACCACTGGCACCACGCCTCCGATGACGAGGCCATCGACAAGAACTACGCCGCGCACTACGCCTTCCTGGATTACCTGTTCGGCACAGCGGTGAAGTCAACCAAGAAATTCCCGGAACACTACGGCGTGGTGGGTGATTACATGCCCGACGGGTTCGTGCGCCAGCAGTTGTTCCCGTTCCGCGGCAGCACCAAACCGCGCGAGCCTGCAAACTGA
- a CDS encoding YhdP family protein → MSASWWKRTHFCARALAWVGGVAVISLAVLMGLAQLLLPLLAHHPEWIETRLAAKLHRTVSIQSMEGRWQPSGPLFVMRGVTIGAGDSGAPLRIPEAELKLDPGGWLLPSRHVVNLHARGLQFDISRDADGTWHVNGVGLAGGEERQKPGFGQLSIGLWLSDTRLDITDNHINRHFTLLADQLRLSRQGSRIRVGALLRREGAPGQLRGAGNFSDDGADGKLWISGNDLDLHVMSIGVDMAGYTADSGTGSFDSWLDWRDARVVRSLTRFHLHNLKLGNPDGASASAEALDGLAEMTIGKDGTTVRWAADDGGAAVAVLKGMGTDQASVDVAARNVQLAPLVPWLALKPQLSPGLAQWVGTGNPRGEITQAWLGWNHAEGLRVINVAFDKVAVNAVGKLPGIDGIHGVLRGDTQAMVVSLPAQATVLRFPHSFREPFVMSRLGGDVAFWRDDDALHIGTDALDFEGAGFGGEARGEVALPNAGGRPFLDLYATIGHADVAAAKLFWPVDAMAPAAVQWLDQALVNGNIDHGDVLVRGDLKDWPFHHNEGRFEARAEISGLELAYGRDWPHAQNVNLVANFINGGMMAEVSQGESLGNKVSHAVAVIPELGRTVLDLNVSGNGSGASMLDFVQRSPIGMHHSDVLSKMKLGGGGAFDFHLSLPVADASNLILDGRAQLKDMDFNAPEWNLQLDKLTGPATFDKAGFHAGPLDTSFRGQPAKLDLAIAGATGQPNTVLSARLAGRFSMAELTQGYKQIDWLNQVASGRSDFTVGFNIVNTAGSGSAATTQQLSVDSMLGGMALEFPVPLKKSAEESLPLHLEMNLPMEGSDVQLAVGQVVRARMRVPQNDNQTLAATFVFGTKAPDAVPDKGIRIRGRPARLDVTGWTQYAASGSSANGPGLESIDVVADQAQVFGHPFANMHLLATSQADGLVVDVDSAGLAGRFNVPLADLGRRGVTARLQRLYWPKDTPAPKKTGAAADAGTAAGTATATAAGAAATPPVNPAATGITPSALPPFHLWVSDLRFGDSKLGDARLETWPTDHGMHIDQIRTLSHGVQINGVGDWNGSASDSHSHMRIDFAADNLGDMLGAFGYDGLLAGGKVRAQLDATWPGAPSAMELGTMDGKLSINITDGRMPEVGPGVARLFGLVSVLELPRRLSFDFGDVFGKGLAFDAIAGDFKLGGGNANTDNLQIRSPAAEISINGRTGVRAKDYDLQVLAIPHAGNSLPVVGAVVGGPIGIAAGFVAQGLLGHGINRAASARYKITGSWDKPSITLIEKKDVPVTPTVLPESGTAPAPASSSGR, encoded by the coding sequence GTGAGCGCCTCCTGGTGGAAACGTACCCATTTCTGTGCCCGGGCCCTGGCCTGGGTCGGCGGCGTGGCCGTGATTTCGCTGGCCGTGCTGATGGGGCTGGCGCAGCTGTTGCTGCCACTGCTGGCTCACCACCCGGAATGGATCGAAACGCGGCTGGCGGCAAAACTGCATCGCACGGTGAGCATCCAGTCGATGGAGGGACGCTGGCAACCCTCGGGTCCGTTGTTTGTCATGCGCGGCGTCACCATCGGCGCGGGCGACAGCGGTGCGCCGCTGCGGATTCCCGAAGCGGAACTCAAGCTCGATCCGGGCGGCTGGTTGCTGCCCTCGCGCCACGTGGTGAATCTGCATGCGCGTGGCCTGCAGTTCGACATCAGCCGTGATGCCGATGGCACCTGGCACGTCAATGGCGTTGGCCTTGCCGGCGGCGAGGAACGGCAGAAGCCGGGCTTCGGCCAGTTGTCCATCGGCCTGTGGCTGAGCGACACGCGGCTGGACATCACCGACAACCACATCAACCGCCATTTCACCCTGCTGGCCGATCAGCTCCGCCTGAGCAGGCAGGGCAGCCGTATCCGCGTGGGCGCGCTGCTGCGCAGGGAAGGGGCGCCGGGCCAGCTACGCGGCGCCGGCAACTTCAGCGACGACGGCGCGGACGGCAAACTGTGGATCAGCGGCAACGACCTGGATCTGCATGTCATGTCGATCGGCGTGGATATGGCCGGCTATACGGCCGACAGTGGCACGGGCTCGTTCGATAGCTGGCTGGACTGGCGTGATGCACGCGTGGTGCGCAGCCTGACCCGGTTTCATCTGCACAACCTGAAACTGGGCAACCCCGATGGCGCCAGCGCCAGTGCGGAAGCCCTCGACGGCCTGGCCGAAATGACCATCGGCAAGGATGGCACCACGGTGCGCTGGGCCGCGGACGACGGTGGCGCCGCGGTGGCGGTGCTGAAGGGCATGGGCACCGACCAGGCCAGCGTCGATGTGGCCGCGCGCAACGTGCAGCTGGCGCCGCTGGTGCCCTGGCTGGCGCTCAAGCCGCAGCTGTCACCGGGATTGGCGCAATGGGTTGGCACCGGCAATCCGCGGGGGGAGATCACGCAGGCATGGCTGGGCTGGAATCACGCCGAAGGCCTGCGCGTGATCAACGTTGCGTTCGACAAGGTGGCCGTCAACGCCGTCGGCAAGCTGCCGGGCATCGACGGCATCCACGGCGTGCTGCGTGGCGATACCCAGGCCATGGTGGTGTCGCTGCCGGCGCAGGCCACCGTGTTGCGTTTTCCGCACAGCTTCCGCGAACCGTTCGTGATGTCCAGGCTTGGCGGTGACGTGGCGTTCTGGCGCGATGACGATGCCCTGCACATCGGTACCGATGCGCTGGATTTCGAAGGCGCCGGCTTCGGTGGCGAGGCGCGTGGCGAGGTGGCGTTGCCCAATGCCGGTGGCCGCCCGTTCCTCGACCTGTACGCCACCATCGGACATGCCGATGTGGCCGCCGCCAAGCTGTTCTGGCCAGTGGATGCCATGGCGCCGGCCGCGGTGCAGTGGCTGGATCAGGCACTGGTCAACGGCAACATCGACCATGGCGATGTGCTGGTACGCGGCGACCTGAAGGACTGGCCCTTCCATCACAATGAAGGACGTTTCGAAGCGCGCGCCGAGATCAGCGGACTGGAACTGGCCTACGGCCGGGACTGGCCGCACGCGCAGAACGTCAACCTGGTCGCCAACTTCATCAACGGCGGCATGATGGCCGAGGTAAGCCAGGGCGAGTCGCTGGGCAACAAGGTCAGTCATGCGGTGGCGGTCATTCCGGAGCTCGGCCGCACCGTGCTCGACCTCAACGTGAGCGGTAACGGCAGCGGCGCAAGCATGCTCGACTTTGTGCAGCGCAGCCCCATCGGCATGCATCATTCCGACGTGCTGTCGAAGATGAAGCTGGGCGGCGGTGGTGCATTCGACTTCCACCTTTCCCTGCCGGTGGCCGATGCAAGCAACTTGATCCTCGACGGTCGCGCGCAGCTCAAGGACATGGATTTCAACGCGCCGGAGTGGAACCTCCAGCTCGACAAGCTCACGGGGCCGGCAACCTTTGACAAGGCCGGCTTCCACGCAGGTCCCCTCGATACCAGCTTCCGCGGACAGCCGGCCAAGCTTGACCTGGCCATTGCCGGCGCCACCGGACAGCCCAACACCGTGCTGTCGGCCAGGCTGGCGGGGCGTTTCAGCATGGCCGAGCTGACCCAGGGCTATAAGCAGATCGACTGGCTCAATCAGGTGGCGAGCGGCCGCAGCGATTTCACGGTGGGCTTCAACATCGTGAACACCGCAGGTTCCGGTTCCGCGGCCACCACGCAGCAGCTCAGCGTGGATTCCATGCTGGGCGGCATGGCACTGGAATTCCCCGTGCCGCTGAAGAAGTCCGCCGAAGAATCCTTGCCGCTGCATCTGGAGATGAACCTGCCCATGGAGGGCAGTGACGTGCAACTCGCGGTGGGGCAGGTGGTGCGCGCCCGCATGCGTGTTCCGCAGAACGACAACCAGACGCTCGCGGCGACCTTCGTGTTCGGCACCAAGGCGCCCGATGCGGTGCCCGACAAGGGCATCCGTATTCGCGGTCGCCCGGCACGGCTGGATGTGACCGGGTGGACCCAGTACGCAGCGTCGGGCAGCAGCGCCAACGGGCCAGGCCTTGAAAGCATCGATGTGGTCGCCGACCAGGCCCAGGTGTTTGGCCATCCATTTGCGAACATGCATCTGCTGGCGACATCGCAGGCCGACGGGCTGGTGGTGGACGTGGACAGCGCCGGGCTTGCCGGTCGCTTCAATGTGCCGCTGGCCGATCTCGGGCGCCGTGGCGTGACCGCACGCCTGCAACGCCTGTACTGGCCCAAGGACACGCCGGCGCCAAAGAAGACGGGCGCCGCCGCCGATGCCGGTACGGCAGCGGGTACCGCGACCGCAACGGCGGCAGGCGCTGCCGCGACGCCGCCGGTCAATCCCGCCGCCACGGGCATCACGCCGTCTGCCTTGCCACCGTTCCATCTCTGGGTGAGCGACCTGCGCTTCGGCGATTCCAAACTGGGCGATGCGCGACTGGAAACCTGGCCGACCGATCACGGCATGCATATCGATCAGATCCGCACCTTGTCGCATGGCGTGCAGATCAACGGCGTCGGCGACTGGAACGGTAGCGCCAGCGACAGCCACTCGCACATGCGCATCGATTTCGCCGCCGACAACCTGGGCGACATGCTTGGTGCGTTCGGTTACGACGGCCTGCTCGCCGGCGGCAAAGTGCGTGCGCAGCTCGATGCCACGTGGCCCGGTGCCCCCTCCGCCATGGAGCTGGGCACCATGGACGGCAAGCTGAGCATCAACATCACCGATGGACGCATGCCGGAAGTGGGCCCTGGCGTGGCGCGCCTGTTCGGTCTGGTGTCCGTGCTGGAACTGCCGCGTCGCCTGTCGTTCGATTTTGGCGACGTGTTCGGAAAGGGCCTGGCGTTTGATGCCATTGCCGGCGACTTCAAGCTCGGCGGCGGCAACGCAAACACCGACAACCTGCAGATCCGCAGCCCTGCCGCGGAAATTTCCATCAACGGTCGCACCGGCGTGCGCGCCAAGGATTACGACCTGCAGGTGCTGGCCATTCCACACGCCGGCAACAGCCTGCCGGTGGTCGGCGCCGTGGTCGGTGGGCCCATCGGTATCGCCGCGGGTTTCGTTGCACAGGGTCTGCTGGGGCACGGCATCAATCGCGCTGCCAGTGCGCGCTACAAGATCACCGGCAGCTGGGACAAGCCATCGATCACCCTGATCGAGAAGAAGGACGTGCCGGTCACACCGACCGTGTTGCCTGAAAGCGGTACGGCACCGGCGCCGGCGAGCAGCAGCGGGCGCTGA
- the rng gene encoding ribonuclease G, producing MSEEILINVTPRETRVGVVENGMLQEVHVERASRRGYVGNVYKGRVQRVMPGMQAVFVDIGLERAAFLHASDIVRLPLPGADGADMASSGGNGHTPSISELVHEGQEIVVQVVKDPIGTKGARLSTHLSIPSRYLVLLPHARTLGISARIEEEPERQRLKEVLNSLIGENPLGYIVRTNAEGQTAESLAFDVTYLGKVWRVVQENIAKAKVGERVYEELSLPLRSLRDMLNEDIEKVRVDSRETFEKVVKFVHKFMPQLDDRIEHYSGERPIFDLYGVEDEIQRALKKEVPLKSGGYLIVDQTEAMTTIDVNTGGYVGTRNLEETVYRTNLEAAQAAARQLRLRNLGGIIIIDFIDMTDEEHRRQVLRMLEKGLLRDHAKTTVYPMSALGLVEMTRKRTTESLERQLCEPCPACSGRGTLKTAETVTYEIFREITRAVRQFNTEKLLVMASPKVVGRILEEESAAVAELEEFISKSIRFQAEEHYSQEQFDVVLL from the coding sequence GTGAGCGAAGAAATCCTGATCAACGTGACCCCACGCGAGACGCGCGTCGGCGTGGTCGAAAATGGCATGTTGCAGGAGGTGCACGTCGAGCGGGCCTCCCGCCGGGGCTACGTGGGCAACGTCTACAAGGGGCGCGTGCAGCGGGTGATGCCGGGCATGCAGGCCGTGTTCGTCGACATCGGGCTGGAACGCGCGGCCTTCCTGCACGCCTCGGACATTGTGCGACTGCCCCTGCCGGGGGCCGATGGCGCCGACATGGCAAGCAGCGGCGGCAACGGCCATACCCCGTCGATCAGCGAGCTGGTGCACGAAGGGCAGGAGATCGTGGTGCAGGTGGTGAAAGATCCCATCGGCACCAAGGGCGCCCGGCTCTCCACCCACCTGTCGATTCCTTCCCGTTACCTGGTGCTGCTGCCGCATGCGCGCACGCTGGGCATCTCCGCCCGCATCGAGGAAGAACCCGAGCGGCAGCGCCTGAAAGAGGTGCTCAATTCGCTCATCGGCGAGAACCCGCTGGGTTACATCGTACGCACCAACGCCGAAGGCCAGACTGCCGAATCGCTGGCCTTCGACGTCACCTACCTGGGCAAGGTGTGGCGCGTGGTGCAGGAGAACATCGCCAAGGCCAAGGTCGGCGAGCGCGTGTATGAAGAGCTCTCGCTGCCGCTGCGCAGCCTGCGCGACATGCTCAACGAGGACATTGAGAAGGTGCGGGTGGATTCGCGCGAGACCTTCGAGAAAGTCGTGAAGTTCGTGCACAAATTCATGCCGCAGCTGGACGACCGCATCGAGCATTACTCCGGCGAGCGCCCCATCTTCGACCTCTACGGCGTGGAGGACGAGATCCAGCGCGCATTGAAGAAGGAGGTGCCGCTGAAATCCGGCGGCTACCTCATCGTGGACCAGACCGAGGCGATGACCACCATCGACGTGAATACCGGCGGCTACGTCGGTACGCGGAATCTCGAGGAAACCGTTTACCGTACCAATCTGGAAGCCGCACAAGCGGCGGCGCGCCAGCTGCGACTGCGCAACCTGGGCGGCATCATCATCATCGACTTCATCGACATGACCGACGAGGAGCATCGGCGCCAGGTGCTGCGCATGCTCGAAAAGGGCCTGCTGCGCGACCACGCCAAGACCACCGTCTACCCCATGTCGGCCCTCGGCCTGGTAGAGATGACGCGCAAGCGCACTACCGAGAGCCTGGAGCGCCAGCTGTGCGAACCGTGCCCGGCCTGCAGCGGGCGCGGCACCTTGAAAACCGCCGAAACGGTGACCTACGAGATCTTCCGCGAGATCACCCGCGCCGTGCGCCAGTTCAACACCGAGAAGCTGCTGGTGATGGCCAGCCCCAAGGTGGTCGGCCGCATCCTGGAGGAAGAGTCCGCCGCGGTGGCCGAACTGGAAGAGTTCATCTCCAAAAGCATACGCTTTCAGGCTGAGGAGCATTACTCGCAGGAACAGTTCGATGTGGTTTTGCTGTAA
- a CDS encoding mismatch-specific DNA-glycosylase → MPDPILPDLLQPGLALVFCGTAAGRRSAEEGAYYAHPGNLFWRALHAVELTPRLFAPVEFPLLPALGIGLTDLAKHHMGNDDELPRGAFDVDALRERIRHHAPHLLAFTSKAAARAALGRATGYGLQPECFGSTRLFVLPSPSGQARGHWDLAPWRALADEVRLLPQPRV, encoded by the coding sequence ATGCCCGATCCAATCCTGCCCGACCTGCTTCAGCCCGGCCTTGCCCTGGTGTTCTGCGGCACCGCCGCGGGGCGCCGTTCGGCCGAGGAAGGCGCCTATTACGCGCATCCGGGCAATCTGTTCTGGCGCGCGCTGCATGCCGTGGAACTCACCCCGCGGCTGTTCGCCCCCGTCGAGTTTCCCCTGCTCCCGGCGCTGGGCATCGGCCTGACCGACCTGGCCAAGCACCACATGGGCAACGACGACGAACTTCCGCGTGGTGCCTTTGACGTCGATGCCCTGCGAGAGCGCATCCGGCACCATGCGCCCCACCTGTTGGCCTTCACCAGCAAGGCAGCCGCCCGTGCGGCGCTGGGACGGGCCACCGGCTATGGACTGCAACCGGAGTGCTTCGGATCGACCCGGCTGTTCGTGCTGCCCTCGCCGTCCGGCCAGGCCCGCGGCCACTGGGATCTCGCCCCTTGGCGAGCGCTGGCCGACGAGGTTCGCCTGCTACCTCAGCCGCGGGTATAA
- a CDS encoding LysR family transcriptional regulator, which produces MADIEPGWELYRSFLAVMREGSLSGAARALGMTQPSLGRHMRELESTLGAALFARSPQGLAPTELARELVPHAQAMAAASAALQRAASAGQGEVSGTVRLTASEVIGAEVLPAILADFRERHPGIVVELVLSNQAADLLRRDADIAIRMVQPTQEALVARHVGRVELGMFAHRRYLESHGYPASLDALAGHALIGFDTERPYIRRLRPAGLPYSREHFALRTDSDLAALAAVRAGFGIGIVQANLARRDPLLVRLFPVELSLSLETWVVMHEDLRPSLRVRRLFDHLAEALERYTRG; this is translated from the coding sequence ATGGCTGACATTGAACCCGGCTGGGAGCTCTACCGATCCTTTCTCGCCGTGATGCGGGAAGGCAGCCTGTCCGGGGCCGCCCGTGCGCTCGGCATGACCCAGCCCAGCCTGGGGCGCCACATGCGCGAGCTGGAGTCGACGTTGGGCGCCGCCTTGTTTGCGCGTTCACCGCAGGGCCTGGCCCCCACGGAGCTGGCCCGGGAACTGGTGCCGCACGCGCAGGCCATGGCCGCGGCGTCGGCGGCATTGCAGCGCGCGGCCTCGGCCGGGCAGGGCGAGGTGAGCGGCACGGTTCGCCTGACGGCGAGCGAAGTGATCGGCGCGGAGGTGCTGCCAGCCATCCTGGCCGACTTCCGGGAACGCCATCCCGGCATCGTGGTGGAACTGGTGCTGTCCAATCAGGCGGCGGACCTGCTGCGGCGTGACGCCGACATCGCCATCCGCATGGTGCAGCCCACGCAGGAGGCGCTGGTGGCCCGGCATGTCGGCCGGGTCGAACTGGGCATGTTCGCCCATCGCCGATACCTGGAATCGCACGGATACCCGGCGTCGCTGGATGCGCTTGCCGGCCATGCCCTGATCGGCTTCGACACCGAAAGGCCGTATATCCGGCGCCTGCGGCCGGCCGGGCTGCCATACAGCCGCGAGCATTTCGCGCTGCGCACAGACAGCGACCTGGCCGCGCTGGCGGCCGTGCGGGCCGGGTTTGGCATCGGCATCGTGCAGGCGAACCTGGCACGCCGCGATCCGTTGCTGGTGCGTCTGTTTCCCGTCGAGCTGTCGTTGTCGCTGGAAACCTGGGTAGTGATGCACGAAGACCTGCGCCCCAGCCTGCGTGTGCGCCGGCTGTTCGACCACCTTGCGGAGGCGCTGGAGCGTTATACCCGCGGCTGA